From a region of the Mycobacteroides saopaulense genome:
- the gltB gene encoding glutamate synthase large subunit has protein sequence MTHPATGLYNPAYEHDSCGVAMVVDMHGRRSRDIVDKAITALLNLEHRGAAGAEPNSGDGAGIMLQIPDKFFRAVLAENGSFELPAEGSYASGIAFLPQGSKDAAAACEAVEKIVEAEGLTVLGWREVPHDDSSLGALARDAMPTFRQLFISGASGIDLERRVYVVRKRIEHELGNQGSGRGSLGEETVYFPSLSGRTFVYKGMLTTPQLRAFYLDLQDERVESALGIVHSRFSTNTFPSWPLAHPYRRVAHNGEINTVAGNENWMRAREALIKTDAFGDPAQLDKIFPICTRGASDTARFDEALELLHLGGRPLHHAVLMMIPEAWERHESMSAELRSFYEFHASLMEPWDGPASVCFTDGTIVGAVLDRNGLRPSRVWVTSDGLVVMASEAGVLDLDPSTVVQRTRLQPGRMFLVDTTQGRIVSDEEVKAELAAAEPYQQWLDEGLVRLEQLPDRPHQHMPHNRIVLRQQTFGYTYEELNLLVAPMARTGAEALGSMGTDTPIAVLSNRSRMLFDYFQQLFAQVTNPPLDAIREEVVTSLGGVIGPEGDLLNPTPESCHQILLPQPVLHNDELDKLIHLDPSDEVNGRAHGFSSRVIRCLYPVAEGGAGLRTALESVRAEASAAIADGAQVLILSDRESDDQMAPIPSLLAVSAVHHHLVRERSRTKVGLVVEAGDAREVHHIAVLVGFGAAAVNPYMAFESIEDLIDRGMITGVERDKAIRNYIKAAGKGVLKVMSKMGISTLASYTGAQLFQAIGLSQELLDEYFAGLACPTGGIGLDEIAADVASRHHLAFLERPGEWAHRELEVGGEYQWRREGEYHLFNPDTVFKLQHSTRTGQYSVFKEYTALVDDQSERMASLRGLLKFKDGVRPPVPLDEVEPASEIVKRFSTGAMSFGSISAEAHETLAIAMNRLGGRSNSGEGGEDPRRFTPDENGDWRRSSIKQVASGRFGVTSHYLSNCTDIQIKMAQGAKPGEGGQLPAHKVYPWVAEVRHSTPGVGLISPPPHHDIYSIEDLAQLIHDLKNSNPQARVHVKLVSENGVGTVAAGVSKAHADVVLISGHDGGTGATPLTSMKHAGAPWELGLAETQQTLLLNGLRDRIVVQVDGQLKTGRDVMIAMLLGGEEFGFATAPLVVSGCIMMRVCHLDTCPVGVATQNPVLRQRFNGKPEFVENFFLFIAEEVRELMAELGFRTVNEAVGQVGALDIERAVAHWKASKIDLTPVLTEPESAFMNQDLYCSGSQDHGLEKALDQQLIVMSREALDRGTPVKFETLITNVNRTVGTMLGHEVTKAYGGEGLPDDTIDITFTGSAGNSFGAFVPRGITLRLFGDANDYVGKGLSGGHIAVRPSREAPEGFVPEKNIIGGNVILFGATSGEAFLNGVVGERFAVRNSGATAVVEGVGDHGCEYMTGGTVVVLGPTGRNFAAGMSGGVAYVYDPDKQLMDNLNDEMVDLEALDPDDEQVLRSLIEKHVAATDSAVGQRILADWSGQSDSFVKVMPRDYRRVLEAIADAELTGGDVNEAIMAAARG, from the coding sequence ATGACACACCCCGCGACCGGGCTCTACAACCCGGCCTACGAGCACGATTCGTGCGGTGTCGCCATGGTCGTGGATATGCACGGCCGGCGCAGCCGCGACATCGTGGACAAGGCCATCACAGCACTGCTGAACCTGGAGCACCGTGGTGCGGCGGGAGCCGAGCCGAATAGCGGCGACGGCGCCGGCATCATGCTGCAGATCCCGGACAAGTTCTTCCGTGCCGTCCTGGCCGAAAACGGAAGCTTCGAGCTGCCCGCCGAGGGCAGCTACGCCTCCGGTATCGCGTTCCTGCCGCAGGGATCCAAGGACGCCGCCGCCGCGTGCGAAGCCGTCGAGAAGATCGTCGAGGCAGAGGGTTTGACGGTCCTTGGCTGGCGCGAGGTTCCGCACGACGACTCTTCGCTGGGCGCCCTCGCCCGCGATGCCATGCCCACCTTCCGTCAGCTGTTCATCTCCGGCGCCTCCGGTATCGACTTGGAGCGGCGCGTCTATGTGGTGCGCAAGCGCATCGAGCACGAGCTGGGAAATCAGGGATCCGGCCGGGGCAGCCTCGGCGAGGAAACCGTGTACTTCCCAAGTCTTTCCGGTCGCACCTTCGTCTACAAGGGCATGCTGACCACCCCGCAGTTGCGGGCGTTCTACCTGGATCTGCAGGACGAGCGGGTCGAGAGCGCACTGGGCATCGTGCACTCGCGCTTCTCCACCAACACCTTCCCGTCCTGGCCGCTGGCACATCCCTACCGCCGGGTGGCGCACAACGGCGAGATCAACACCGTCGCAGGCAATGAGAACTGGATGCGGGCCCGTGAGGCGCTCATCAAGACCGATGCCTTCGGCGATCCGGCCCAGCTGGACAAGATCTTCCCGATCTGTACGCGCGGTGCCTCGGACACGGCGCGGTTCGACGAGGCACTGGAACTGCTGCACCTGGGTGGCCGCCCCTTGCACCACGCGGTGCTGATGATGATTCCCGAGGCGTGGGAACGGCACGAAAGCATGAGCGCCGAACTGCGTTCCTTCTACGAATTCCACGCGTCCCTCATGGAACCCTGGGATGGACCGGCGTCGGTCTGCTTCACCGACGGCACCATCGTCGGCGCGGTGCTCGACCGCAACGGCCTACGGCCGTCCCGGGTTTGGGTGACCAGCGACGGACTCGTGGTGATGGCTTCCGAGGCTGGCGTGCTGGACCTGGATCCGTCCACCGTTGTGCAGCGCACCCGCCTGCAGCCCGGCCGCATGTTCCTGGTGGACACCACTCAGGGCCGCATCGTCTCCGACGAAGAGGTCAAGGCCGAGCTTGCCGCGGCCGAGCCGTACCAGCAGTGGCTCGACGAGGGTCTGGTGCGGCTGGAGCAGCTGCCCGATCGCCCGCACCAGCACATGCCGCACAACCGGATCGTGTTGCGCCAGCAGACTTTCGGATACACCTATGAGGAGCTCAACCTTCTGGTGGCGCCGATGGCGCGCACGGGTGCGGAGGCACTCGGATCGATGGGCACCGATACCCCGATTGCGGTGCTGTCCAACCGTTCGCGCATGTTGTTCGACTACTTCCAGCAGCTTTTCGCTCAGGTCACCAACCCCCCGCTGGACGCCATCCGTGAAGAGGTGGTCACCAGCCTGGGCGGTGTGATCGGCCCGGAGGGCGACCTGCTGAACCCGACTCCCGAGTCGTGCCACCAGATCCTGCTGCCGCAACCGGTGCTACACAACGACGAGTTGGACAAGCTGATCCACCTCGATCCCAGTGACGAGGTCAACGGTCGTGCGCATGGCTTCTCCAGCCGGGTGATCCGTTGCCTGTACCCCGTCGCGGAGGGCGGCGCGGGTCTGCGGACCGCGCTGGAATCGGTGCGTGCCGAGGCGTCCGCGGCCATTGCCGACGGTGCTCAGGTGCTCATCCTGTCCGACCGTGAGTCGGATGACCAGATGGCTCCCATCCCTTCACTTTTGGCGGTTTCTGCAGTGCACCATCACCTGGTGCGTGAGCGGTCGCGCACCAAGGTCGGCCTGGTGGTCGAGGCGGGCGACGCCCGCGAGGTGCACCACATCGCGGTGCTGGTGGGCTTCGGCGCCGCCGCCGTCAACCCCTACATGGCCTTCGAGTCCATCGAGGACCTCATCGACCGCGGCATGATCACCGGCGTGGAGCGCGACAAGGCGATCCGCAACTACATCAAGGCCGCGGGCAAGGGTGTGCTCAAGGTGATGTCCAAGATGGGCATCTCCACGCTGGCCTCCTACACCGGCGCCCAGCTGTTCCAGGCCATCGGCCTCTCGCAGGAGCTGCTCGACGAGTACTTCGCCGGATTGGCATGCCCCACCGGCGGTATCGGTCTGGACGAGATCGCTGCGGACGTGGCCTCGCGTCACCACCTGGCCTTCCTGGAGCGCCCGGGGGAATGGGCGCACCGCGAGCTGGAGGTTGGTGGCGAGTACCAATGGCGGCGTGAGGGTGAGTACCACCTGTTCAACCCCGACACCGTCTTCAAGCTGCAGCACTCCACTCGCACCGGTCAGTATTCGGTGTTCAAGGAGTACACCGCTCTGGTCGATGACCAGAGCGAGCGGATGGCCTCGCTGCGCGGCCTGCTGAAGTTCAAAGACGGTGTACGCCCGCCGGTTCCGCTGGACGAGGTGGAGCCTGCCAGTGAGATCGTCAAGCGCTTCTCGACTGGTGCGATGAGCTTCGGCTCCATCTCCGCCGAGGCCCACGAGACGCTGGCCATCGCCATGAACCGCTTGGGCGGTCGTTCGAACTCCGGTGAGGGCGGCGAAGATCCGCGCCGATTCACCCCGGACGAGAACGGTGACTGGCGCCGCAGCTCCATCAAGCAGGTGGCCTCCGGGCGGTTCGGTGTCACCTCGCACTACCTGAGCAACTGCACCGATATCCAGATCAAGATGGCTCAGGGAGCCAAGCCCGGCGAGGGAGGCCAGCTTCCTGCACACAAGGTGTATCCGTGGGTGGCCGAGGTACGTCACTCCACGCCGGGCGTGGGGCTCATCTCCCCTCCCCCGCACCACGACATCTACTCGATCGAGGACCTGGCGCAGCTGATCCACGACCTCAAGAACTCCAACCCGCAGGCACGCGTGCACGTGAAGCTGGTGTCGGAGAACGGTGTCGGCACGGTGGCCGCGGGTGTTTCCAAGGCGCACGCCGACGTGGTGCTCATCTCCGGGCACGACGGCGGTACCGGTGCCACCCCGCTTACCTCCATGAAGCACGCCGGTGCGCCGTGGGAGCTGGGCTTGGCCGAGACGCAGCAGACCCTGCTGCTCAACGGTCTACGAGACCGCATCGTCGTGCAGGTCGACGGTCAGCTCAAGACCGGCCGCGACGTGATGATCGCGATGCTGCTGGGCGGCGAGGAGTTCGGTTTCGCGACCGCCCCCCTGGTGGTGTCCGGCTGCATCATGATGCGGGTGTGCCACCTGGACACCTGCCCGGTGGGTGTGGCCACGCAGAACCCGGTGCTGCGGCAGCGGTTCAACGGCAAGCCGGAGTTCGTGGAGAACTTCTTCCTGTTCATCGCCGAAGAGGTGCGTGAGCTCATGGCCGAGCTCGGCTTCCGCACCGTCAACGAGGCGGTGGGCCAGGTCGGCGCGCTGGACATCGAACGCGCGGTGGCGCACTGGAAGGCCAGCAAGATCGACCTGACGCCGGTGCTCACCGAGCCCGAGTCGGCATTCATGAACCAGGATCTGTACTGCAGCGGTTCGCAGGACCACGGCCTGGAGAAGGCCCTGGACCAGCAGCTCATCGTGATGAGCCGCGAGGCGCTGGATCGCGGTACCCCGGTGAAGTTCGAGACGCTGATCACCAACGTCAACCGGACCGTCGGCACCATGCTCGGCCACGAGGTCACCAAAGCCTATGGCGGCGAGGGCCTTCCGGACGACACGATCGACATCACCTTCACCGGTTCAGCGGGCAACAGCTTCGGTGCCTTTGTGCCGCGCGGCATCACGCTGCGCCTCTTCGGCGACGCCAACGACTACGTGGGCAAGGGCCTCTCCGGCGGACACATCGCGGTGCGTCCCTCGCGTGAGGCGCCGGAAGGCTTTGTCCCCGAGAAGAACATCATCGGCGGCAACGTGATTCTGTTCGGCGCCACCAGCGGTGAGGCATTCCTCAACGGCGTGGTGGGGGAGCGGTTCGCGGTCCGTAACTCCGGCGCCACCGCCGTCGTCGAGGGCGTGGGTGACCACGGCTGCGAGTACATGACCGGTGGCACCGTGGTGGTGCTCGGTCCGACCGGACGCAACTTCGCGGCGGGCATGTCGGGTGGCGTCGCGTACGTGTACGACCCCGACAAGCAGCTGATGGACAATCTCAACGATGAGATGGTGGACCTGGAGGCGTTGGATCCCGACGACGAACAGGTGTTGCGTAGCTTGATCGAGAAGCATGTGGCGGCGACCGACTCTGCTGTCGGACAACGCATTCTGGCCGACTGGAGCGGCCAAAGCGACTCCTTCGTCAAGGTGATGCCCCGCGACTACCGTCGCGTGCTCGAGGCCATCGCCGATGCGGAGCTGACCGGAGGCGATGTGAACGAGGCGATCATGGCGGCTGCTCGTGGGTGA
- a CDS encoding glutamate synthase subunit beta, with product MGDPSGFLTHTTRELPKRRPVPLRLLDWKEVYEDFDHSALQTQASRCMDCGIPFCHKGCPLGNLIPEWNDLVYRGQWREAIERLHATNNFPEFTGRLCPAPCEASCVLGINQDPVTIKQVEVELIDNAFDNDWVKPIPPEVKTGKKVAVVGSGPAGLAAAQQLTRAGHDVTVYERADRIGGLLRYGIPEFKMEKHHIDRRLDQMRAEGTVFEAGVNVGVDITADHLRSNFDAVVLAGGATAWRDLPVPGRELEGIYQAMEYLPWANKVQLGDDVLGEDGQPPITAKGKHVIIIGGGDTGADCLGTAHRQGAASIQQFEIMPKPPETRSERDPWPTYPTLFRVASAHEEGGERIYAVNTERFLGEDGKLTGLRAHEVVFNAGKFEKVEGSDFELKADIVFLAMGFVGPEKPGLLESLGVELTDRGNVARDDAYATSVDGVFVAGDMGRGQSLIVWAIAEGRSAAAAVDAYLTGETALPAPIKPTAAPQR from the coding sequence GTGGGTGACCCAAGCGGCTTTCTGACCCACACCACCCGCGAGCTGCCTAAGCGGCGTCCCGTGCCGTTGCGGCTGCTCGACTGGAAAGAGGTCTACGAAGACTTCGACCACTCGGCGCTGCAAACGCAGGCGTCACGTTGCATGGACTGCGGAATCCCGTTCTGCCACAAGGGTTGTCCGTTGGGTAACCTGATTCCGGAGTGGAACGACCTGGTGTACCGCGGGCAGTGGCGCGAGGCCATCGAGCGCCTGCATGCCACCAACAACTTCCCCGAGTTCACCGGTCGGCTCTGCCCGGCTCCGTGTGAGGCCTCGTGTGTGCTGGGGATCAACCAGGACCCGGTGACCATCAAGCAGGTCGAGGTCGAGTTGATCGACAACGCCTTCGACAACGACTGGGTCAAACCCATTCCGCCCGAGGTGAAGACCGGCAAGAAGGTTGCGGTCGTGGGCTCCGGACCCGCCGGACTGGCCGCCGCACAGCAGCTGACCCGTGCCGGGCACGACGTCACCGTCTACGAGCGGGCCGACCGCATCGGTGGTCTGCTCCGCTACGGCATCCCCGAGTTCAAGATGGAGAAGCACCACATCGATCGGCGTCTGGATCAGATGCGAGCCGAGGGCACGGTGTTCGAGGCGGGCGTGAACGTTGGGGTTGATATAACAGCGGATCACCTCCGTTCAAACTTCGACGCGGTGGTGCTGGCCGGCGGCGCGACCGCTTGGCGGGATCTGCCGGTTCCGGGCCGCGAGCTCGAAGGCATCTACCAGGCCATGGAGTACCTGCCCTGGGCCAACAAGGTGCAGCTGGGCGACGACGTCCTGGGTGAGGACGGCCAGCCGCCCATCACGGCAAAGGGCAAGCACGTCATCATCATTGGTGGCGGCGACACCGGTGCCGACTGCCTGGGCACCGCCCATCGGCAGGGTGCGGCCAGCATCCAGCAGTTTGAGATCATGCCGAAGCCGCCGGAGACTCGTTCCGAGCGCGACCCCTGGCCGACCTACCCGACGCTGTTCCGGGTGGCCTCCGCGCACGAAGAGGGTGGCGAGCGGATTTATGCCGTCAACACCGAGCGTTTCCTCGGCGAGGACGGCAAGCTGACCGGCTTGCGCGCCCACGAGGTCGTCTTCAACGCGGGCAAGTTCGAGAAGGTCGAGGGCTCAGATTTCGAGCTGAAGGCCGACATCGTCTTCCTGGCAATGGGATTCGTCGGCCCGGAGAAGCCGGGTCTGCTCGAGAGCCTGGGCGTGGAGCTCACCGACCGCGGCAACGTGGCGCGCGATGACGCGTACGCGACTTCCGTCGACGGCGTATTCGTGGCCGGCGACATGGGCCGTGGACAGTCACTGATCGTGTGGGCGATTGCCGAGGGGCGCTCTGCCGCTGCCGCGGTGGACGCGTACCTCACCGGTGAGACAGCGCTGCCCGCGCCGATCAAACCGACTGCCGCACCGCAGCGCTGA
- the map gene encoding type I methionyl aminopeptidase gives MIELKSPTEIAHMGVTGEFVASVLSELSTLAAPGVNLLDLEQRAREMVSERGAVSCYWDYSPSFGRGPFRNVICLSVNDAVLHGLPHDYVLADGDLLSMDFAVSIDGWVADSAVSVIVGTPDPEDVRLIDTTRAALDAAIAAARPGNRIGDISAAVAAVAEGAGYRINTDFGGHGLGRTMHEDPHVPNKGTAGRGMKLEPGLTLALEPWFGRGTNRLAVDPDGWTLRMADGSRGAHSEHTIAITEDGPQVLTSKA, from the coding sequence GTGATCGAGTTGAAGTCACCCACGGAGATCGCGCACATGGGTGTGACCGGCGAGTTCGTGGCATCGGTGCTATCCGAGCTCTCGACGTTGGCTGCCCCTGGCGTGAATCTGCTCGATTTGGAGCAGCGGGCCCGCGAGATGGTGTCCGAGCGTGGCGCGGTGTCCTGCTACTGGGACTACTCCCCCTCGTTCGGGCGCGGACCGTTTCGCAATGTCATCTGCCTGTCGGTCAACGACGCTGTGCTACATGGCCTTCCGCATGACTATGTGCTCGCCGACGGCGACCTGCTGAGCATGGACTTCGCGGTGAGTATCGACGGCTGGGTGGCCGACTCGGCGGTGAGCGTCATCGTCGGGACCCCGGATCCCGAGGATGTGCGGCTGATCGACACCACGCGAGCGGCGCTGGATGCTGCCATCGCGGCGGCCCGGCCGGGGAATCGGATCGGAGACATCTCGGCTGCCGTCGCCGCAGTGGCCGAGGGCGCCGGGTACCGCATCAACACAGATTTCGGCGGCCACGGCCTGGGCCGAACCATGCACGAGGACCCGCATGTGCCGAACAAGGGCACGGCCGGGCGTGGCATGAAGTTGGAGCCAGGCCTCACCTTGGCGTTGGAGCCCTGGTTCGGACGCGGGACCAATCGACTCGCGGTCGATCCGGATGGGTGGACGCTGCGGATGGCCGACGGTTCTCGTGGCGCACATTCCGAGCACACCATCGCGATCACCGAGGACGGACCGCAGGTGCTGACATCAAAAGCCTAG
- a CDS encoding helix-turn-helix domain-containing protein — MVRQPLTVEQLAAGKRLGALLRAARADRPLDDIARASGISPETLRKIETGRLPTPAFGAVVQLAATLRLDLNDVAAVWQEETKIGAAS, encoded by the coding sequence ATGGTCCGTCAGCCGCTTACCGTCGAGCAACTTGCCGCAGGCAAGCGCCTCGGGGCACTGCTACGCGCCGCCCGCGCCGACCGGCCGCTCGACGACATCGCCCGTGCCTCGGGGATCTCGCCGGAGACGCTGCGCAAGATCGAAACCGGACGGCTTCCCACACCCGCGTTTGGAGCCGTCGTTCAGCTGGCCGCAACCTTGCGCCTCGACCTCAATGACGTCGCGGCGGTCTGGCAGGAAGAGACCAAGATCGGCGCCGCGTCCTAA
- a CDS encoding PHP domain-containing protein: protein MDPVVALREIAYHKELAREESRRVMAYRKAADVIAALSPEERERHGANKTWKSLTGLGPKTATVAAEAWAGKVPSTLEQLRAAKKSTGGGAMREALKGDLHLHSNWSDGSVPIEEMMSTAKALGHEYCALTDHSPRLRVANGLSAERLRAQLKVIDGLRGHVAPMRILTGIEVDILDDGALDQDPELLDQLDIVVASVHSKLAMDADAMTRRMIAAVTNPRVDVLGHCTGRLVEGERGTRPESKFDASEVFRACRDSGTAVEINSRPERRDPPRRLLDLALNIGCHFSIDTDAHAPGQLEFSGYGCERALEAGVPPERVINTWPVEQLLARNT, encoded by the coding sequence ATGGACCCCGTCGTCGCCTTGCGTGAGATCGCGTACCACAAGGAACTCGCCCGCGAAGAGTCGCGCCGGGTGATGGCGTATCGCAAGGCCGCCGACGTCATCGCCGCGCTCAGCCCCGAAGAGCGAGAACGACATGGTGCCAACAAGACCTGGAAAAGCCTGACCGGTCTCGGGCCCAAGACGGCGACCGTTGCGGCCGAGGCGTGGGCGGGCAAAGTCCCGTCCACACTCGAACAGCTGCGCGCCGCCAAGAAGAGCACCGGGGGCGGCGCGATGCGGGAAGCGCTCAAGGGCGATCTGCATCTGCACTCCAACTGGTCCGACGGCTCGGTACCGATCGAGGAGATGATGAGCACCGCCAAGGCGCTCGGGCATGAGTATTGCGCGCTCACCGACCACTCGCCGCGGCTGCGTGTCGCCAATGGTTTGTCGGCCGAACGGTTGCGCGCCCAGCTGAAGGTCATCGACGGGCTGCGAGGCCACGTGGCGCCCATGCGAATTCTCACCGGCATTGAGGTCGACATTCTCGATGACGGCGCGCTGGACCAGGACCCGGAGCTTCTCGACCAGCTCGACATCGTCGTGGCAAGCGTGCATTCCAAGCTCGCGATGGACGCCGATGCGATGACCCGGCGGATGATCGCCGCGGTCACCAACCCGCGCGTCGACGTGCTGGGTCATTGCACCGGAAGACTGGTGGAGGGGGAGCGGGGTACCCGTCCGGAGTCGAAATTCGATGCCTCAGAGGTCTTCCGGGCCTGCCGCGACTCCGGTACCGCCGTCGAGATCAACTCACGGCCGGAGCGCCGCGATCCACCGCGCCGGTTGCTCGACCTCGCGCTGAACATCGGTTGCCACTTCTCCATCGACACCGACGCGCACGCCCCAGGGCAGCTGGAGTTCTCCGGCTACGGCTGCGAGCGTGCGCTGGAGGCGGGCGTTCCGCCAGAGCGGGTGATCAACACCTGGCCGGTCGAGCAGCTGCTGGCCAGGAACACGTAG
- a CDS encoding TetR/AcrR family transcriptional regulator, whose product MKLVKTTGPRGEVPEPIVAAVAQTLVRSGIQRFSLSAAADEAGVSRGTIYNWFGGKKEAIDVAVGFIAGAFIELFAGAVSAKTTLTDQVGEAAVRISDHRAWSDRLDPTLHVSNVLELVLEECGDDLMRRSVEFWVPQVEAARERGEIGTDVDATEAAEWIMRTLMSIEVLPAISVDLKDPDRVRDYFSRFILRGLA is encoded by the coding sequence GTGAAGCTCGTGAAGACGACGGGTCCGCGCGGTGAGGTACCCGAACCGATCGTCGCGGCCGTCGCGCAGACCCTGGTCCGGTCCGGAATCCAACGTTTCAGCCTTTCGGCGGCCGCCGACGAAGCGGGTGTGTCACGCGGAACCATCTACAACTGGTTCGGCGGCAAGAAGGAGGCCATCGACGTTGCCGTTGGCTTCATCGCGGGCGCCTTCATCGAGCTGTTCGCGGGGGCGGTGAGTGCCAAGACGACCCTCACGGACCAGGTCGGCGAGGCGGCGGTACGCATCAGCGATCACCGCGCCTGGTCCGATCGGCTGGACCCGACCCTGCATGTGTCGAACGTGCTGGAACTGGTGCTCGAGGAGTGCGGCGACGACCTGATGCGCCGTTCTGTCGAATTCTGGGTGCCGCAGGTCGAGGCGGCCCGGGAACGCGGCGAGATCGGCACGGACGTCGATGCCACCGAGGCCGCCGAGTGGATCATGCGCACGCTGATGAGCATCGAGGTGCTGCCCGCCATCTCCGTCGACCTGAAAGACCCGGACCGGGTGCGTGACTACTTCTCTCGATTCATCCTGCGCGGACTGGCATGA
- a CDS encoding flavin-containing monooxygenase produces MTDIDFEVAIVGAGPGGIAAAHYLRKQGINDFVILDRADDFGGTWRDNTYPGLAVDIPILFYQLSFARTGSWNKLFADGADIQRYHLSVVEELGLRAHFQGGSSVTAERWDESGDHWELSIAGKPPVRARYVISAVGGYIDTKPGPDIAGLGDFRGTIMRPNAWDHSYDHAGKRVAVIGTGSSGIQIAPAVAQTAKSVTTFQRTPAWIIPKPNPDLSLRAQRILNAPFVLTIVNALIIAAMDIAQTVLFHLLPLLSEPALRVLIPRYDAMARRWYRRLLRDTVADPALQDSLMPDYGILARRTILSNDFLQAVNAGTVLLVTDSIVRVTETGIETADGTHHEVDLLVLATGYEIYTDPEHYKPGKVQGSSGFDLGEYYRDHEMRTYGGSALPGLPNRWMLVGPEGNQGQGWHAMVEANARHAARVIAESRRRGCQVAEVSRRAFAKWVRRMAHQSKAIRLYATDCQPPLNTYFVNSKGETRYYRPQTVSEMNWFSSHSPLSDYSFRPASIQAKALHGPRHEPSAR; encoded by the coding sequence ATGACGGATATCGATTTCGAAGTCGCGATCGTCGGGGCCGGCCCGGGCGGTATCGCCGCCGCGCACTATCTGCGCAAACAGGGGATCAACGACTTTGTGATCCTGGACCGCGCCGATGACTTCGGCGGCACCTGGCGGGACAACACCTATCCGGGCCTGGCCGTCGACATCCCGATCCTGTTCTACCAGTTGAGTTTTGCGCGTACAGGAAGCTGGAACAAGCTGTTCGCCGACGGCGCCGACATCCAGCGTTACCACCTGTCGGTGGTCGAAGAGCTGGGGCTGCGCGCTCACTTCCAGGGAGGCAGTTCGGTCACCGCCGAGCGCTGGGATGAGAGCGGCGACCACTGGGAACTCTCCATCGCCGGGAAGCCGCCTGTTCGCGCCCGGTACGTCATCAGCGCGGTGGGCGGATACATCGACACCAAACCGGGCCCCGACATCGCCGGGCTGGGCGACTTCCGGGGCACGATCATGCGCCCCAACGCCTGGGACCATTCCTACGACCACGCGGGCAAGCGGGTGGCGGTGATCGGTACCGGCTCCAGCGGGATACAGATCGCGCCCGCCGTCGCGCAAACAGCCAAGTCGGTGACGACTTTTCAGCGCACGCCGGCCTGGATCATCCCGAAGCCCAACCCGGACCTCTCGCTGCGTGCCCAGCGGATCCTGAACGCGCCATTCGTGCTGACGATCGTCAACGCACTGATCATCGCGGCCATGGACATCGCACAGACGGTGCTGTTCCACCTCCTGCCCCTCCTTTCGGAACCGGCACTGCGCGTGCTGATTCCCCGGTACGACGCCATGGCGCGACGGTGGTATCGAAGGCTACTGCGCGACACCGTCGCCGACCCCGCTCTGCAGGACTCCCTGATGCCGGACTACGGCATCCTCGCGCGCCGCACCATCTTGTCCAACGACTTCCTACAGGCGGTCAACGCCGGAACCGTTCTGCTGGTCACCGACTCCATAGTCCGAGTCACCGAAACCGGCATCGAGACCGCGGACGGCACACATCACGAGGTGGACCTGCTGGTCCTGGCCACCGGCTATGAGATCTACACCGATCCCGAGCACTACAAGCCAGGAAAAGTACAGGGCAGTAGCGGATTTGATCTCGGCGAATACTATCGCGACCACGAGATGCGGACGTACGGAGGCTCGGCGCTACCGGGCCTGCCCAACCGGTGGATGCTGGTGGGTCCCGAAGGCAATCAGGGTCAGGGATGGCATGCCATGGTGGAGGCCAACGCCCGTCACGCCGCGCGGGTAATCGCCGAATCCCGCCGGCGCGGCTGCCAGGTCGCGGAGGTGAGCCGGCGGGCCTTCGCCAAGTGGGTACGGCGGATGGCACACCAAAGCAAGGCGATTCGGCTGTACGCCACCGACTGTCAGCCCCCGCTGAATACCTACTTCGTCAACTCAAAGGGCGAGACACGCTACTACCGACCCCAAACGGTGAGCGAAATGAATTGGTTCTCAAGCCATTCCCCGCTCTCTGACTACTCCTTTCGTCCCGCATCCATCCAAGCAAAGGCGCTCCATGGACCACGACACGAACCATCAGCCCGCTAG